In Parvivirga hydrogeniphila, one genomic interval encodes:
- a CDS encoding LytR/AlgR family response regulator transcription factor: MDEPITVLVVDDDPAIVDMIRMGLEADGMKVLSAGDGGEALDVLAREAVDVILLDIMMPRVDGWMALMEIRNNPETADVPVIMLTAKTQDLAKILAFKQGVQQYVTKPFNLMELSARVQSLAKTRPRAAVRVRDGESEFRKLAVRKGGRTVLLGIDDIVYISAKNKSTYVHTYENQYLVDLTLTELEERLAKERFERVHRSFMVNLEKIKEILRVDGAFVVVVMDRDETQIPVARRHLKQFKEAVGL, translated from the coding sequence ATGGACGAGCCCATCACCGTGCTCGTGGTCGATGACGACCCGGCCATCGTCGACATGATCCGTATGGGCCTCGAGGCGGACGGCATGAAGGTGCTGTCTGCGGGGGACGGTGGAGAAGCGCTGGACGTGCTCGCACGCGAGGCGGTGGACGTCATCCTGCTCGACATCATGATGCCCAGGGTGGACGGCTGGATGGCTCTCATGGAGATCAGGAACAATCCGGAGACCGCCGACGTCCCGGTCATCATGCTCACGGCCAAGACGCAGGACCTCGCGAAGATCCTGGCGTTCAAGCAAGGCGTCCAGCAGTACGTGACGAAGCCGTTCAACCTGATGGAGCTCTCCGCGCGCGTGCAGAGCCTCGCGAAGACGCGGCCGCGTGCTGCCGTGCGCGTGCGTGACGGCGAAAGCGAGTTCCGGAAGCTCGCTGTGCGCAAGGGCGGGCGGACGGTGCTTCTCGGCATCGACGACATCGTGTACATCTCAGCGAAGAACAAGTCGACGTACGTGCACACCTACGAGAACCAGTACCTCGTCGACCTGACGCTCACAGAGCTCGAAGAGCGGCTGGCAAAAGAGCGGTTCGAGCGCGTCCACCGCAGCTTCATGGTGAATCTCGAGAAGATCAAGGAGATCCTGCGCGTCGACGGCGCGTTCGTCGTGGTGGTGATGGACCGCGACGAGACCCAGATCCCCGTCGCGCGGCGCCACCTCAAGCAGTTCAAGGAAGCGGTGGGGCTGTGA
- a CDS encoding COG1470 family protein: protein MGRGLALLVAALVLLAPAAASAERTLALSTGSFEFQVAAGQKGEGSVIVMNPSKEPIEVFIYAGNQVVDEEGRISFEIPKPGEMGGIDNPASWLQVKMSSEMKSRGNVPYIELAPNERKQVEFTFEVPEGVPPGDHQILLFFEMAPPKNVSADKAHAVVAGRLASRIHIRVKGEIVERLLIKPFVVRSFIIGDRVPYSYAVRNEGNIDKIVRATVTLQAPSGRELVSQQATETTVYAGAISENAGVLRPGGTMLGKYTVRLDVEYPREGAQTDIPERLTEQRTVWVVPLWLAIAVVVVAGGFAIWASWRASVKAAMRKIERERREARREQARRAQRELVELDDPDQSHATE from the coding sequence ATGGGGCGCGGGCTTGCGTTGCTGGTAGCGGCGCTCGTCTTGCTTGCGCCCGCTGCAGCGTCCGCGGAACGCACGCTGGCGCTCTCGACAGGCTCGTTCGAGTTCCAGGTCGCGGCCGGGCAGAAGGGCGAGGGCTCGGTCATCGTCATGAACCCGAGCAAGGAGCCGATCGAGGTCTTCATCTACGCGGGAAACCAAGTCGTTGACGAGGAAGGGCGCATCTCCTTCGAGATACCGAAACCGGGCGAGATGGGCGGTATCGACAACCCTGCCTCGTGGCTGCAGGTGAAGATGTCGAGCGAGATGAAATCGCGCGGCAATGTCCCGTACATCGAGCTGGCTCCGAACGAGCGCAAGCAGGTGGAGTTCACCTTCGAGGTGCCGGAAGGCGTCCCACCCGGGGACCACCAGATCCTGCTGTTCTTCGAGATGGCGCCGCCGAAGAACGTGAGCGCGGACAAGGCGCACGCGGTGGTGGCGGGACGGCTGGCGTCGCGCATCCACATCCGTGTGAAGGGCGAGATCGTGGAGCGGCTGCTCATCAAGCCGTTCGTCGTGCGCTCGTTCATCATCGGCGACCGCGTGCCGTACTCGTATGCCGTGCGCAACGAGGGGAACATCGACAAGATCGTGCGGGCAACGGTCACCCTCCAGGCGCCATCAGGCCGCGAGCTGGTGAGCCAGCAGGCGACGGAGACGACGGTGTACGCCGGAGCCATATCGGAGAACGCCGGCGTCCTGCGGCCAGGCGGGACGATGCTCGGGAAGTACACCGTGCGCCTGGACGTCGAGTACCCGCGGGAGGGCGCGCAGACGGACATCCCGGAGCGCCTCACCGAGCAGCGCACTGTATGGGTGGTGCCCTTGTGGCTGGCGATCGCCGTGGTCGTGGTCGCAGGCGGCTTTGCGATATGGGCGTCGTGGCGTGCGAGCGTGAAGGCCGCGATGCGCAAGATCGAGCGAGAGCGGCGCGAAGCACGTCGTGAGCAGGCGCGTCGTGCGCAGAGGGAGCTCGTGGAGCTCGACGACCCCGATCAGTCCCACGCCACAGAGTAG
- a CDS encoding COG1470 family protein has translation MRPRGSRIRTAAKRRYKRPRSGALALALVVTLLAPALPGLALVRTTIAIDGAFDDWARVFEDPANCVYDASGDSSSANTDLTVLAATYDGTYLYHYIRRAATGGGAAAPTYTVYLDLDGDGRMESTDMAVVYKLTGGNAFSSGTLYRYVPADATNGDPMPGDAGKPAGALGTQVPAAIAGAGASGGVELETCIPWSALGVPSDTPVGMQFTSALGSATDSAGVIFMRRYGVSLDPDRASGASADTTVTYVHTLTNLGNTPATFDLSASSSKRWPVTITIAATGETVTSVTLTPGASLEIAVLLHVPANTPDGTRDTLTVTATHGQADGVSDTATDITSIGPVLIIPDQYGSMAPGQTIAYRNTVTNNTEETRTIALSASSDKGWPGEIRDADGASTVTSLTLAPHESSTVTVLVTVPSGATIGTVNVTTIAGQVVGSPNLKGKGYDTTTARAALSVSPVAASAPAGAGSTVAYRHTVQNSWPTTRTISLSAASSCGWTVQILASDGLTPISTLTLGPNGEAADVIVRVRVPAGTPAGTIDDTTLTCTAGPHTATAADRTTVSSLATYGVGGFGAPQNTFQLGDTVYARGMGLAAGTQVRFRWSDPSGTVVRTSNLINADSTGIAQDACVIPATEPIGTWTVTLLSSTGTVIASVPFYVGYRANISAMTVSGGDAVESTLTIATTFENEGAVPLADTAAQWVIWRDEDSDGTFGPGDGYLAPDGSWAVYGSGDGYTHETAGIAVGTGAATLVSWTAPTMNLPSAGEYRLSATWTASTGMTIATAATTFTAVPGAPWIELTLSENAIDFGTVVPGVVYEHPNLGVLVRANVTFDLVRTLSGPASALGLSTQLGSLFSQASGERTYTDAVRIDVPWDTDPGSYSAEVVYTVIAR, from the coding sequence ATGAGACCCCGTGGATCCCGCATACGCACCGCGGCCAAGCGCCGCTACAAGCGCCCGCGCTCCGGCGCGCTCGCGCTCGCGCTCGTCGTCACGCTGCTTGCTCCCGCGCTCCCCGGCCTGGCGCTCGTTCGGACGACGATCGCCATCGACGGGGCCTTCGATGACTGGGCGCGTGTGTTCGAAGACCCGGCGAACTGCGTCTACGACGCCAGCGGCGATTCCTCGAGCGCGAACACCGACCTCACCGTGCTTGCCGCGACCTACGACGGCACGTACCTGTACCACTACATCCGCCGCGCAGCGACCGGCGGCGGCGCCGCAGCGCCTACCTACACCGTCTATCTCGATCTCGACGGCGACGGCCGCATGGAGAGCACGGACATGGCGGTCGTCTACAAACTCACTGGAGGCAACGCCTTTTCGTCCGGCACGCTCTACCGCTACGTCCCAGCCGACGCGACCAACGGGGATCCGATGCCGGGCGACGCCGGAAAGCCCGCAGGCGCGCTCGGCACGCAGGTCCCAGCCGCCATCGCTGGCGCGGGTGCTTCGGGCGGCGTCGAGCTCGAAACCTGCATCCCATGGAGCGCGCTCGGCGTGCCCTCTGACACACCCGTGGGGATGCAGTTCACGTCCGCCCTCGGCAGCGCAACTGACAGCGCAGGCGTCATCTTCATGCGTCGATACGGCGTTTCGCTCGACCCAGACCGCGCTTCCGGCGCGTCGGCAGACACCACCGTGACCTACGTCCACACCCTTACCAATCTCGGGAACACGCCTGCGACCTTCGACCTCTCGGCGTCCTCGTCGAAACGGTGGCCGGTGACCATCACGATCGCTGCGACCGGCGAGACGGTCACCAGCGTGACACTCACACCAGGTGCGTCGTTGGAGATCGCCGTGCTGTTGCACGTACCCGCGAACACGCCGGACGGCACCCGTGACACGCTCACGGTCACAGCGACGCACGGCCAGGCAGACGGCGTATCGGATACGGCAACCGACATCACCAGCATCGGACCAGTGCTCATCATCCCCGACCAGTACGGATCGATGGCTCCGGGCCAGACGATCGCCTACCGCAACACCGTTACGAACAACACCGAGGAAACGCGCACCATCGCGCTCTCGGCATCATCGGACAAGGGCTGGCCGGGCGAGATCCGCGACGCAGACGGCGCGTCTACCGTCACGTCGCTCACGCTTGCGCCGCACGAAAGCAGCACCGTCACCGTGCTGGTGACGGTGCCGTCGGGCGCAACGATCGGCACAGTCAACGTCACGACCATCGCAGGCCAGGTCGTCGGCTCGCCCAACCTCAAGGGGAAAGGCTACGACACCACCACCGCACGCGCGGCGCTGAGCGTCAGCCCGGTTGCCGCTTCCGCTCCTGCGGGCGCGGGCAGCACGGTCGCGTACCGACACACGGTGCAGAACAGCTGGCCGACCACCCGCACGATCTCGCTTTCGGCGGCATCGTCGTGCGGCTGGACGGTCCAGATCCTCGCGTCTGACGGCCTCACCCCGATCTCGACGCTCACGCTCGGGCCGAACGGCGAAGCGGCCGACGTCATCGTGAGGGTCCGCGTCCCGGCAGGCACGCCTGCGGGCACCATCGACGACACCACGCTCACCTGCACCGCGGGCCCGCACACGGCGACTGCCGCCGATCGCACTACGGTGAGCTCCCTCGCGACCTACGGCGTGGGCGGCTTCGGCGCTCCGCAGAACACCTTCCAGCTCGGCGATACAGTGTATGCGCGCGGCATGGGGCTGGCTGCCGGCACGCAGGTGCGGTTCCGTTGGTCGGATCCCTCGGGCACCGTCGTCCGCACCTCGAACCTCATCAACGCGGACTCCACTGGCATCGCACAGGACGCGTGCGTCATCCCTGCAACGGAGCCGATCGGCACCTGGACGGTCACGCTCCTCAGCAGCACCGGCACGGTCATCGCCAGCGTGCCGTTCTACGTCGGGTACCGGGCGAACATCAGCGCCATGACCGTCTCGGGCGGAGATGCCGTGGAATCCACGCTCACGATCGCCACCACATTCGAGAACGAGGGCGCCGTGCCGCTCGCGGACACTGCGGCCCAATGGGTGATCTGGCGCGACGAGGACTCCGACGGAACCTTCGGTCCGGGCGACGGCTACCTCGCGCCTGACGGCTCGTGGGCGGTGTACGGATCGGGAGACGGGTACACCCACGAGACAGCGGGGATCGCCGTCGGCACAGGCGCTGCCACGCTCGTTTCGTGGACGGCTCCCACCATGAACCTTCCGTCTGCAGGCGAGTACCGCCTCAGCGCCACGTGGACGGCCTCGACGGGCATGACGATCGCCACCGCTGCCACGACGTTCACCGCCGTTCCCGGCGCCCCCTGGATCGAACTCACGCTCTCGGAGAACGCGATCGACTTCGGCACCGTCGTGCCGGGCGTCGTCTACGAGCATCCGAACCTCGGCGTGCTCGTGCGCGCGAACGTCACCTTCGACCTCGTTCGCACGCTCAGCGGCCCCGCGTCTGCCCTGGGCCTCTCGACGCAGCTCGGTTCGCTGTTCAGCCAGGCGAGCGGCGAGCGGACGTACACCGACGCTGTCAGGATCGACGTTCCGTGGGACACCGACCCTGGAAGCTACAGCGCCGAGGTCGTCTACACGGTGATCGCACGATGA